From one Catellatospora sp. IY07-71 genomic stretch:
- a CDS encoding TetR/AcrR family transcriptional regulator, whose amino-acid sequence MTELAETPAQPGAARTQGRPRSSRAHEAILEAVLDLLADGVSVEALSMEAIAARAGVGKATIYRRWPGKDELLLEALVKLKGPPPQPLGDSVRGDLIRLLTVVGPKDERAVRVMPCLFPEVHRSAEAYRIWQEGMAEPRREVMREVLRRGIATGELRPDTDVEITVSMLISPMLLHRMVRWNPALDAYDDLAERVVDTVLRGVTA is encoded by the coding sequence ATGACTGAGCTTGCCGAGACTCCGGCACAGCCGGGAGCCGCGCGGACGCAGGGGCGTCCGCGCAGTTCCCGTGCCCACGAGGCGATCCTCGAAGCCGTCCTGGACCTGCTGGCCGACGGCGTGTCCGTCGAGGCGCTGAGCATGGAGGCCATCGCCGCGCGCGCCGGGGTGGGCAAAGCCACCATCTACCGCCGCTGGCCGGGCAAGGACGAGCTGCTGCTGGAGGCGCTGGTCAAGCTCAAGGGCCCGCCGCCGCAGCCGCTGGGCGACTCGGTGCGCGGCGACCTGATCCGGCTGCTGACCGTGGTCGGGCCGAAGGACGAGCGCGCCGTGCGGGTCATGCCGTGCCTGTTCCCGGAGGTCCACCGCAGCGCGGAGGCATACCGGATCTGGCAGGAGGGCATGGCCGAGCCCCGGCGGGAGGTCATGCGCGAAGTGCTGCGGCGCGGCATCGCCACCGGCGAGCTGCGGCCGGACACCGACGTCGAGATCACGGTGTCGATGCTGATCAGCCCGATGCTGCTGCACCGCATGGTCCGCTGGAACCCGGCCCTGGACGCCTACGACGACCTCGCCGAGCGCGTCGTCGACACCGTCCTGCGCGGCGTCACCGCCTGA
- the ruvC gene encoding crossover junction endodeoxyribonuclease RuvC, whose product MRQQRRVLGVDPGLTRCGVGVVEGVPGRPCVMVDYTVVTSDPDEDLADRLLNLDNHLTELIARHQPDSVAVERVFSQHNVRTVMGTAQAAAVAVLAAARAGLPVRTYTPSEVKAAVTGSGQADKKQVTTMVTRLLRLDAPPRPADAADALALAICHIWRGGTRDRLSEAIRTAKGRQ is encoded by the coding sequence GTGCGGCAGCAGCGACGGGTGCTCGGCGTCGACCCGGGCCTGACCCGGTGCGGCGTGGGCGTGGTCGAGGGCGTGCCCGGCCGGCCCTGCGTGATGGTCGACTACACCGTGGTCACCTCCGATCCGGACGAGGACCTGGCCGACCGCCTGCTGAACCTGGACAACCACCTCACCGAGCTGATCGCCCGGCACCAGCCGGACAGCGTCGCCGTGGAGCGGGTGTTCAGCCAGCACAACGTGCGCACCGTGATGGGCACCGCGCAGGCCGCGGCGGTGGCCGTGCTGGCGGCCGCGCGTGCCGGGCTGCCCGTGCGCACCTACACTCCCAGCGAGGTGAAGGCGGCGGTCACCGGCTCCGGCCAGGCCGACAAGAAGCAGGTCACCACGATGGTCACCCGGTTGCTGCGGCTGGACGCGCCGCCCCGCCCGGCGGACGCGGCCGACGCGCTCGCGCTGGCGATCTGCCACATCTGGCGCGGGGGCACGCGCGACCGGCTCAGCGAGGCGATCCGTACGGCGAAGGGCAGGCAGTGA
- a CDS encoding 3-hydroxybutyrate dehydrogenase: MTTATPPLVRLDLTGRTALVTGAGSGIGLACAARLAQAGAKVLVVDRDEAAAHRVAEQVGGTAVVADLADADALDDLDPAIDVVVNNAGLQHVAPLQDFAPDRFTYLHQVMLVAPFRLVRRALPHMYAQGWGRIVNISSVHGLRASAYKSAYVSAKHGLEGLSKVIAVEAAPYGVTANCINPAYVRTPLVEGQIADQARTHGIAESEVIERIMLAKAAIKRLIEPGEVAELAAYLCTDAASFITGTSIAMDGGWTAQ; this comes from the coding sequence ATGACGACCGCGACGCCGCCACTGGTACGACTCGACCTCACCGGCCGCACCGCACTGGTGACCGGGGCCGGCAGCGGCATCGGCCTGGCCTGCGCGGCCCGGCTGGCCCAGGCGGGCGCGAAGGTGCTGGTGGTGGACCGGGACGAGGCGGCGGCGCACCGGGTCGCGGAGCAGGTCGGCGGCACCGCGGTGGTCGCCGACCTCGCCGACGCCGACGCGCTCGACGACCTCGACCCCGCCATCGACGTGGTGGTCAACAACGCCGGGCTGCAGCACGTAGCGCCGCTGCAGGACTTCGCCCCGGACCGCTTCACCTACCTGCACCAGGTCATGCTGGTGGCGCCGTTCCGGCTGGTGCGCCGGGCGCTGCCGCACATGTACGCGCAGGGCTGGGGCCGGATCGTGAACATCTCCTCGGTGCACGGGCTGCGCGCCTCGGCGTACAAGTCGGCGTACGTGTCGGCCAAGCACGGGCTGGAGGGCCTGTCGAAGGTGATCGCCGTCGAGGCGGCCCCGTACGGCGTCACCGCCAACTGCATCAACCCCGCGTACGTGCGCACGCCGCTGGTCGAGGGGCAGATCGCGGACCAGGCGCGCACCCACGGCATCGCCGAGTCCGAGGTGATCGAGCGGATCATGCTGGCCAAGGCGGCGATCAAGCGGCTGATCGAGCCCGGCGAGGTCGCCGAACTGGCCGCGTACCTGTGCACCGACGCGGCCTCGTTCATCACCGGCACCTCGATCGCCATGGACGGCGGCTGGACAGCCCAGTGA
- a CDS encoding alpha/beta fold hydrolase — protein MRRIALLAAVLALGLAGCGGGDPAPAPSPTGLGAGGECELPAGTRQARFGTDGADLGGVILGTGGTGIVLAHQNGGNVCQWVPYATELAAKGYRVLAFDFGGFGVSTSGSATNPQQVAMAAQALRDDGATAIVLIGASMGGTAVLAAAPAIAPAPLAVVSLSAPSVFSANALDAAPKLTMPVLYAAGEFESSFADSARELHALTPKSTGSELFLVPTDWHGVFLLTSGVSSALDKARDKVAAFLAMHAPA, from the coding sequence ATGAGAAGAATCGCGCTGCTCGCCGCCGTGCTGGCGCTCGGCCTGGCCGGGTGCGGCGGCGGTGATCCGGCGCCCGCGCCCAGCCCGACCGGCCTCGGCGCGGGCGGCGAGTGCGAGCTGCCCGCGGGCACCCGGCAGGCCCGGTTCGGCACCGACGGAGCCGACCTCGGCGGCGTCATCCTCGGCACCGGCGGCACCGGGATCGTGCTGGCCCACCAGAACGGCGGCAACGTGTGCCAGTGGGTGCCGTACGCGACCGAGCTGGCCGCGAAGGGATACCGCGTGCTGGCCTTCGACTTCGGCGGGTTCGGGGTGTCCACCTCGGGCTCGGCCACCAACCCGCAGCAGGTGGCGATGGCCGCGCAGGCGCTGCGCGACGACGGCGCCACAGCGATCGTGCTGATCGGCGCGTCGATGGGCGGCACCGCCGTGCTCGCCGCCGCCCCCGCCATCGCCCCGGCCCCGCTCGCCGTGGTGTCGCTGTCCGCCCCGTCGGTGTTCAGCGCCAACGCGCTCGACGCCGCCCCGAAGCTGACCATGCCCGTGCTCTACGCCGCGGGCGAGTTCGAGTCCAGCTTCGCCGACAGCGCCCGCGAGCTGCACGCACTCACCCCGAAGTCCACCGGCAGCGAGCTGTTCCTGGTCCCGACCGACTGGCACGGCGTCTTCCTGCTCACCTCCGGCGTCTCCAGCGCGCTGGACAAGGCCCGCGACAAGGTGGCCGCCTTCCTGGCCATGCACGCCCCGGCCTGA
- the ruvA gene encoding Holliday junction branch migration protein RuvA, whose translation MIASVAGTVASIGADAAVVEVGGVGLRLLCAPGTLAALRVGQQARLSATLIVREDSLTLFGFADDDEKQLFELLLTASGVGPKLAQAALSVHTPDALRAALAHGDVSTLTQVPGIGKKGAERMVLELRDKVGPVAAVPAQGGRVQAWTEQVRQGLIGLGWSQAQADQAVTAVAETIDGPTPPVPVLLKQAIRLLGKTR comes from the coding sequence ATGATCGCGAGTGTGGCGGGGACCGTCGCCTCGATCGGCGCAGACGCGGCCGTGGTCGAGGTGGGTGGGGTGGGCCTGCGCCTGCTTTGCGCGCCCGGCACGCTGGCCGCGCTGCGGGTGGGCCAGCAGGCCAGGCTGTCCGCGACGCTGATCGTGCGCGAGGACTCGCTGACCCTGTTCGGCTTCGCCGACGACGACGAGAAGCAGCTGTTCGAGCTGCTGCTCACGGCCAGCGGGGTGGGCCCGAAGCTGGCCCAGGCCGCGCTGTCCGTGCACACCCCGGACGCGCTGCGCGCCGCCCTGGCCCACGGCGACGTGTCGACGCTGACCCAGGTGCCCGGCATCGGCAAGAAGGGCGCCGAGCGCATGGTGCTGGAGCTGCGCGACAAGGTCGGCCCGGTGGCCGCGGTGCCCGCCCAGGGCGGCCGCGTGCAGGCGTGGACCGAGCAGGTGCGCCAGGGCCTGATCGGGCTCGGCTGGAGCCAGGCCCAGGCCGACCAGGCGGTGACCGCGGTGGCCGAGACGATCGACGGCCCGACCCCGCCCGTGCCCGTGCTGCTCAAGCAGGCGATCCGGCTGCTCGGTAAGACGCGATGA